In one Paraburkholderia azotifigens genomic region, the following are encoded:
- a CDS encoding DUF2964 domain-containing protein translates to MPPLGLRHHGPGQRHFEENVMVRMELRVVLATLAIFIALGGIGLSIHGSLYYLDREIWTGVIAIAIGIVGCVTMLTLWPRDLPGKTPPGHPADDVGPHEHHHHHLPTQF, encoded by the coding sequence GTGCCGCCACTGGGGCTGCGTCATCACGGTCCCGGCCAGCGCCATTTCGAGGAGAACGTCATGGTGCGCATGGAGTTGAGAGTCGTCCTCGCCACGCTTGCGATCTTCATCGCGTTAGGCGGCATCGGGTTGTCGATCCACGGTTCGCTGTACTACCTGGATCGCGAGATATGGACGGGTGTGATCGCGATTGCGATCGGCATCGTGGGGTGTGTGACGATGCTCACGCTATGGCCGCGCGACCTGCCCGGCAAGACGCCGCCCGGGCATCCCGCGGACGACGTCGGACCGCACGAACATCATCATCATCATCTGCCGACGCAGTTCTAG
- a CDS encoding DUF1488 domain-containing protein: MQINFPKEVPEYSGRELTLAFPAMVDGQRVECMITAEALEDHFGAASPRIEDMLGAFSTHRERIEAATRRLLSETGAQCVVLRSGYVRFYEANWRA, from the coding sequence ATGCAGATCAATTTCCCGAAAGAAGTCCCTGAGTATTCTGGGCGCGAACTGACTCTGGCGTTTCCGGCTATGGTCGATGGGCAACGGGTGGAATGCATGATCACCGCCGAGGCGCTGGAAGATCACTTCGGCGCGGCCTCACCGCGCATCGAAGACATGCTGGGCGCGTTTTCGACCCATCGGGAGCGGATTGAAGCCGCTACGCGGAGGTTATTGTCGGAGACGGGGGCGCAGTGTGTGGTACTGCGAAGTGGGTATGTCCGGTTTTATGAGGCTAACTGGCGGGCTTAG
- a CDS encoding NCS2 family permease has translation MDSVKRYFGFDEAGTNLRVEVLAGITTFLTMAYIIFVNPAILGDAGMPKDSVFVATCLVAALASLIMGFYANYPIACAPGMGLNAYFAYTVVKGLGFSWQAALGAVFISGCLFLIVTLLRVREVIVTGIPHSIRVAITGGIGLFLAIISLKTAGIVTGNPATLVTLGNLHDPHVVLAIIGFFAIVTLDFLRVRGAILIGIVGVTILSFFFGGNQFHGVVSMPPSISPTLFQLDIKAALSTGVLNVILVFFLVELFDATGTLMGVANRAGLLVHGKMHRLNRALLADSTAILAGSVLGTSSTTAYIESASGVQAGGRTGVTAITVAVLFLLALFFAPLAGVVPGYATAPALLYVSCLMLREMADLPWDDATEVVPAALTALMMPFTYSIANGVAFGFISYAGLKLLTGRARQVKLVVWVIAAVFLFRFFYLGSE, from the coding sequence ATGGACTCCGTAAAACGGTATTTCGGCTTTGACGAAGCAGGGACGAACCTGCGCGTGGAGGTGCTCGCGGGCATCACCACGTTCCTGACAATGGCCTACATCATCTTCGTCAACCCGGCGATCCTCGGCGATGCCGGCATGCCGAAAGACTCGGTGTTCGTCGCGACCTGCCTCGTCGCGGCGCTCGCGTCGCTGATCATGGGCTTCTATGCGAACTACCCGATTGCCTGCGCACCCGGCATGGGCCTGAACGCCTATTTCGCGTACACGGTGGTCAAGGGCTTGGGCTTCTCATGGCAGGCCGCGCTCGGCGCGGTGTTCATCTCGGGCTGCCTGTTCCTGATCGTCACGCTGTTGCGCGTACGCGAAGTGATCGTCACGGGCATTCCGCATTCGATCCGCGTGGCGATCACGGGCGGCATCGGTCTCTTTCTCGCGATCATTTCGCTGAAGACGGCGGGCATCGTCACGGGCAATCCGGCGACGCTCGTCACGCTCGGCAACCTGCACGATCCGCACGTGGTGCTCGCGATCATCGGGTTCTTCGCGATCGTCACGCTCGATTTCCTGCGCGTGCGCGGCGCGATTCTGATCGGCATCGTCGGCGTGACGATCCTGAGCTTCTTCTTCGGCGGCAACCAGTTTCACGGCGTCGTGTCGATGCCGCCGTCGATTTCGCCGACGCTGTTCCAGCTCGACATCAAGGCCGCCTTGTCGACGGGCGTGCTGAATGTGATTCTGGTGTTCTTCCTCGTCGAACTGTTCGACGCGACGGGCACGCTGATGGGTGTCGCGAATCGCGCGGGGCTGCTCGTGCACGGCAAGATGCATCGGTTGAACCGTGCGCTGCTTGCGGATAGCACGGCGATTCTCGCGGGTTCGGTGCTTGGCACGTCGTCGACGACGGCGTATATCGAAAGCGCGTCGGGTGTGCAGGCGGGTGGACGCACGGGCGTCACCGCGATCACGGTTGCCGTGCTGTTTTTGCTGGCTTTGTTTTTTGCGCCGCTGGCTGGGGTTGTACCGGGTTATGCGACGGCGCCGGCTCTTTTGTATGTGTCGTGTCTGATGTTGCGGGAGATGGCTGATCTGCCCTGGGACGATGCTACCGAGGTCGTGCCTGCTGCGCTCACGGCTTTGATGATGCCTTTCACCTATTCCATTGCGAATGGGGTTGCGTTTGGGTTTATTTCTTATGCAGGCCTCAAGCTTTTGACCGGGCGCGCACGGCAGGTCAAGCTTGTTGTGTGGGTGATTGCTGCTGTGTTTTTGTTTCGGTTCTTTTATCTCGGATCTGAGTGA
- a CDS encoding DUF4148 domain-containing protein produces the protein MKLIPRMVLGALIGVAAVSSAFAQSSRPYDQNTPKTRAEVKADLVEWRKAGYDPLDWINYPANAIAAGRIVAQHRAQAQGTQQ, from the coding sequence ATGAAGCTGATTCCTCGTATGGTTCTGGGCGCGCTCATCGGTGTAGCAGCCGTGTCGTCCGCGTTTGCGCAATCTTCTCGCCCCTATGATCAGAACACGCCCAAGACCCGCGCCGAAGTGAAGGCCGATCTCGTCGAATGGCGCAAGGCCGGTTACGATCCGCTCGACTGGATCAACTATCCGGCTAACGCTATTGCGGCTGGCCGCATTGTCGCGCAGCATCGAGCGCAAGCCCAGGGCACGCAGCAGTAA
- a CDS encoding slipin family protein → MIGFTFGFGSILILVAIVLIASSVRVFREYERGVVFMLGRFWKVKGPGLVLIIPVVQQVVRMDLRTVVFDVPPQDVITRDNVSVKVNAVVYFRVVDPERAVIQVARYFEATSQLSQTTLRAVLGKHDLDELLSEREQLNTDIQRVLDAQTDAWGIKVSNVEIKHVDINETMIRAIARQAEAERERRAKVIHAEGELQASEKLLQAAQMLAQQPQAMQLRFLQTLTTIAADKNSTIVFPLPVDLLTAVLDRMGKPSQHMG, encoded by the coding sequence ATGATCGGCTTCACTTTCGGCTTTGGCAGCATCCTGATTCTTGTGGCGATCGTACTGATCGCTTCGTCGGTGCGCGTGTTTCGCGAGTACGAGCGCGGCGTCGTGTTCATGCTCGGCCGCTTCTGGAAGGTCAAGGGTCCGGGCCTCGTGCTGATCATCCCCGTCGTGCAGCAGGTCGTGCGCATGGATCTCCGCACCGTCGTGTTCGACGTGCCGCCGCAGGACGTGATTACGCGCGACAACGTGTCCGTCAAGGTAAATGCCGTCGTGTACTTTCGCGTCGTCGATCCCGAGCGCGCGGTGATTCAGGTTGCGCGTTATTTCGAAGCGACCAGCCAGCTGTCGCAGACCACGTTGCGCGCGGTGCTCGGCAAGCACGATCTCGACGAGCTGCTGTCCGAACGCGAGCAGCTCAACACCGATATCCAGCGCGTACTCGATGCACAGACGGACGCGTGGGGCATCAAGGTATCGAATGTCGAGATCAAGCATGTGGACATCAACGAAACGATGATCCGTGCGATTGCGCGTCAGGCCGAAGCCGAGCGCGAGCGTCGCGCGAAGGTGATTCATGCCGAAGGCGAATTGCAGGCGTCGGAGAAACTGCTGCAGGCCGCGCAGATGCTCGCGCAGCAACCGCAGGCAATGCAGCTTCGCTTTTTGCAGACGCTGACAACCATTGCCGCCGACAAGAATTCGACGATCGTATTTCCGCTTCCCGTCGATCTGTTGACGGCCGTGCTCGATCGCATGGGCAAGCCATCCCAGCACATGGGATGA
- a CDS encoding NfeD family protein: MGTYRLLPIRQAGLRRLSDRACFARRSACGVLVSASARAFWARAMRAIAGVARAMAPGSPMLALMFCSAAMFGPGSAGAAQPAIAPGSVVVIPVAGAISPATADFIVRSLARAADDHAQLAVLQLDTPGGLDTSMRQIIKAILASPIPVATYIAPGGARAASAGTYITYASHIAAMAPGTNLGAASPVQLGIGGQDAPKPGQPPGLPGAAPASNPAAKDDAASGALAMDSQSTELRKQLHDAQAYIRGLAQLRGRNVDWAERAVREAVSLSARDALEQKVVDFVARDLRDLLRQVDGRTYDTAAGTQRLTTAHAPIVTLEADWRSHFLAVITDPNVALILLMIGMYGLFFEFANPGFVLPGVAGAISLLLGLFALQLLPVNYVGLSLIFLGLAFLIAEAFLPTFGALGFGGIVAFVIGALMLIDTDVPGYGIPLPMIAAVIVFSVLFIFGVSSLVLRSRRRPVVTGAEAMIGSVGVVLDDGLVAIAADSDESRTGQQPDSLLHGEPERIGWARVHGERWRVCSSAPLAAGNAVRVTGRRGLMLTVVPANPASSQGERT; encoded by the coding sequence ATGGGAACCTACCGGCTTCTCCCGATCCGGCAAGCGGGTTTGCGACGCCTGTCCGATCGCGCATGCTTCGCGAGGCGCAGTGCGTGCGGCGTGCTTGTATCCGCCAGCGCTCGCGCTTTCTGGGCTCGCGCGATGCGTGCGATTGCCGGCGTCGCACGCGCGATGGCGCCTGGATCGCCGATGCTCGCGCTGATGTTTTGCAGTGCGGCAATGTTCGGCCCTGGCAGCGCCGGCGCCGCGCAGCCGGCCATCGCGCCAGGCAGCGTCGTGGTGATTCCCGTCGCAGGCGCGATCAGCCCCGCCACCGCCGACTTCATCGTGCGCAGCCTGGCCCGCGCCGCCGACGATCACGCGCAGCTCGCCGTCCTGCAACTCGACACACCGGGCGGACTCGACACGTCGATGCGGCAGATCATCAAGGCGATTCTCGCGTCGCCCATCCCCGTCGCGACCTACATCGCGCCAGGCGGTGCGCGCGCGGCAAGCGCAGGCACCTACATCACGTATGCGAGCCACATCGCGGCGATGGCGCCGGGGACCAATCTCGGCGCGGCGTCGCCCGTGCAACTGGGCATCGGCGGGCAGGACGCGCCCAAACCCGGCCAGCCGCCCGGCTTGCCCGGCGCGGCGCCAGCCTCGAACCCCGCTGCGAAAGACGACGCGGCGTCCGGCGCGCTTGCGATGGACAGTCAATCGACGGAGCTGCGCAAGCAGCTTCACGACGCGCAGGCCTACATCCGCGGCCTCGCGCAGCTGCGCGGCCGCAACGTCGACTGGGCCGAGCGCGCGGTGCGCGAAGCGGTGAGCCTGTCGGCGCGCGACGCGCTCGAGCAGAAAGTGGTGGACTTCGTCGCGCGCGATCTTCGCGACCTGTTGCGGCAGGTCGACGGGCGCACCTATGACACGGCGGCCGGCACGCAGCGTCTGACGACGGCGCATGCGCCCATCGTGACGCTCGAAGCGGACTGGCGCAGCCACTTCCTCGCCGTCATTACCGATCCGAACGTGGCCTTGATCTTGCTGATGATCGGCATGTATGGCCTGTTCTTCGAATTCGCGAATCCCGGCTTCGTGCTGCCCGGCGTCGCCGGCGCGATCAGTCTGCTGCTCGGGCTGTTCGCGCTGCAACTGCTGCCCGTCAACTACGTGGGTCTGAGTCTGATCTTCCTCGGTCTGGCGTTTCTGATCGCCGAAGCGTTTCTGCCGACCTTCGGCGCGCTCGGCTTCGGCGGGATCGTCGCGTTCGTCATCGGCGCGCTGATGCTGATCGATACCGATGTGCCCGGCTACGGCATTCCGCTGCCCATGATCGCCGCCGTCATCGTGTTCAGCGTGCTGTTCATCTTCGGTGTATCGAGCCTCGTGCTGCGTTCGCGGCGGAGGCCCGTCGTGACAGGCGCCGAAGCGATGATCGGCAGCGTCGGCGTGGTGCTCGACGACGGTCTGGTCGCGATTGCCGCCGATTCGGACGAAAGCCGCACTGGCCAGCAGCCCGACAGCCTGCTGCACGGCGAGCCGGAGCGCATCGGCTGGGCGCGCGTGCATGGCGAGCGCTGGCGCGTCTGCAGCAGCGCGCCGCTCGCGGCAGGCAACGCGGTGCGCGTGACCGGACGGCGCGGCCTGATGCTCACCGTCGTGCCCGCGAACCCCGCCTCATCACAAGGAGAACGCACATGA
- a CDS encoding AraC family transcriptional regulator, with product MKAERGTISVSLVEETLALARARGVDVRPIVEAAGIAPQMLASPKSRVTPAQYGALWANIARALDDEFFGQDSHAMKSGSFIAMTQMALTARNGGLALTRAVGFMRLVLDDMSVQIDRRDDRVRLAFALRDGAPQPAMFAYATCFILVYGLVCWLVGRRIPLIEARFRCAEPPAAHEYRLMFCDDLSFGQNESYVDLAPDFWDLPVVQTTKSVKPFLRDAPASFIIKYRNPGSLAARVRKTLRALPMAAWPGSDAIAQRLHVAEATMRRHLKQEGYTYQSIKDDLRRDIAISELQRGGQSIADIAATLGFAEPSAFHRAFRKWTGMRPADYRAVNAHAALAQTAGSTGISRRAEPAESD from the coding sequence ATGAAAGCAGAAAGAGGCACGATCTCCGTGAGTCTCGTCGAAGAGACGCTGGCGCTCGCCCGCGCGCGCGGCGTCGACGTGCGGCCCATCGTCGAGGCGGCGGGCATCGCGCCGCAGATGCTCGCGAGCCCGAAAAGCCGCGTGACGCCGGCTCAATATGGGGCGCTGTGGGCCAACATCGCCCGCGCGCTCGACGACGAGTTCTTCGGCCAGGATTCCCACGCGATGAAAAGCGGCAGCTTCATCGCGATGACCCAGATGGCGCTGACGGCACGCAACGGCGGCCTGGCATTGACGCGCGCCGTCGGCTTCATGCGCCTCGTGCTCGACGACATGAGCGTGCAGATCGACAGGCGCGACGACCGCGTGCGCCTTGCGTTCGCCCTTCGCGACGGCGCGCCGCAGCCGGCCATGTTTGCCTACGCAACCTGCTTCATCCTTGTCTACGGGCTCGTCTGCTGGCTGGTCGGGCGGCGCATTCCGCTGATCGAGGCGCGCTTTCGCTGCGCCGAGCCGCCCGCCGCGCACGAATACCGGCTGATGTTCTGCGATGACCTGTCGTTCGGGCAAAACGAGTCGTACGTCGATCTCGCGCCGGATTTCTGGGACTTGCCCGTCGTCCAGACCACGAAGTCCGTCAAGCCCTTCCTGCGCGATGCACCCGCGAGCTTCATCATCAAGTACCGCAATCCCGGCTCGCTGGCGGCGCGGGTGCGCAAGACGCTGCGCGCGCTGCCGATGGCCGCGTGGCCCGGCTCCGACGCCATCGCGCAGCGACTGCACGTCGCCGAGGCGACGATGCGGCGGCATCTGAAGCAGGAAGGCTATACGTACCAGTCGATCAAGGACGACTTGCGGCGCGACATCGCAATCTCGGAACTGCAGCGCGGCGGCCAGTCGATCGCCGATATCGCCGCGACGCTCGGCTTTGCGGAGCCGAGCGCCTTTCATCGCGCGTTCCGCAAGTGGACGGGAATGCGGCCCGCCGATTATCGGGCGGTCAATGCTCACGCGGCGCTCGCGCAGACGGCAGGGAGCACGGGTATCTCCCGCCGCGCGGAACCCGCGGAATCCGACTAA
- a CDS encoding acyl-CoA dehydrogenase family protein, giving the protein MDEFYTDEQRMIRDAARDFSVECLAPNAAQWDREGALPAQVVRQMGELGFLGMIVPPEWGGSYTDYIAYALALEEIAAGCAACATMMSVHNSVGCGPILNFGSDAQKDRYLADLATGKRIGAFCLTEPHAGSEANNIRTRAVLRDGQWIINGSKQFVTNGSRASLAIVFAVTDPEAGKRGISAFIVPTDTPGFNVGRPENKLGIRASDTCPISLDDCAVPEANLLGAPGEGLRIALSNLEGGRIGIAAQALGIARAAFDAARAYANERIQFGKALKEHQTIANMLADMATRLNAARLLVHHAARLRSAGRPCLSEASQAKLYASEMAEDVCSKAIQIHGGYGYLEDYAVERHYRDARITQIYEGTSEVQRMVIARHV; this is encoded by the coding sequence ATGGACGAGTTCTATACCGACGAACAGCGGATGATCCGCGATGCCGCACGCGATTTTTCGGTCGAATGCCTCGCGCCGAACGCGGCGCAATGGGACCGCGAAGGTGCGTTGCCTGCGCAAGTCGTCAGGCAGATGGGCGAACTCGGCTTTCTCGGCATGATTGTGCCGCCGGAGTGGGGCGGCTCCTACACCGACTACATCGCGTATGCGCTTGCACTCGAAGAAATCGCGGCCGGCTGCGCGGCGTGCGCGACGATGATGAGCGTGCACAACTCGGTCGGCTGCGGTCCGATTCTCAACTTTGGCAGTGACGCGCAGAAAGACCGTTATCTCGCCGATCTCGCGACGGGCAAGCGCATCGGCGCATTCTGTCTGACCGAGCCGCACGCGGGCAGCGAAGCGAACAACATCCGCACGCGCGCCGTCCTGCGCGACGGGCAATGGATCATCAACGGCAGCAAGCAGTTCGTGACGAACGGCTCGCGCGCGAGCCTCGCGATCGTATTCGCCGTCACCGATCCCGAGGCGGGCAAGCGCGGCATCTCGGCCTTCATCGTGCCGACGGATACGCCCGGCTTCAACGTCGGGCGTCCCGAGAACAAGCTCGGCATCCGCGCGTCGGATACCTGTCCGATTTCACTCGACGATTGCGCCGTGCCCGAAGCCAATCTGCTCGGCGCGCCGGGCGAGGGCTTGCGCATCGCGTTGTCGAACCTGGAAGGCGGGCGCATCGGTATCGCGGCGCAGGCGCTCGGCATTGCACGCGCGGCCTTCGACGCGGCCCGGGCGTATGCAAACGAGCGCATCCAGTTCGGCAAGGCGCTCAAGGAGCACCAGACCATCGCCAACATGCTTGCCGACATGGCGACGCGCCTGAACGCCGCCCGCCTGCTCGTGCATCACGCGGCGCGGCTGCGCAGCGCGGGACGGCCATGTTTGTCGGAGGCGTCGCAGGCGAAGCTGTATGCGTCGGAAATGGCCGAAGATGTCTGTTCGAAGGCGATCCAGATTCACGGCGGCTACGGCTACCTCGAAGACTATGCCGTCGAGCGGCACTATCGCGATGCGCGCATCACGCAGATTTACGAAGGGACCAGCGAAGTACAAAGAATGGTTATCGCGCGGCACGTTTGA